Below is a genomic region from Prunus persica cultivar Lovell chromosome G3, Prunus_persica_NCBIv2, whole genome shotgun sequence.
CCTCAGAAATATTATGAGTGCTACCACACATCATGCATGAGACTGAGTTAGATTAAAATACGTACTGCCCAAGTACCCAAATCGTTGCATAGTCGAAAACTGGAGATTGTGCTGGTTCTCTAAGCATTCAAGTGTCGGACTTGTAATCTTTGGATTCAGTAAAAAATAGGTGTGAACTAAGAAGACTACCCGAGACTCATTGATATCCATGCATTATCAATATATATGTTCTTCAAATGTGTGTGCCTAGTTTGTCGTTGCACCACTTTGCACAAATCAGCCCACTGAGTAGATATATGCAACTCAAAATTGCCAATAAGTTGCAATTGATTCTCGCTAAATTATTGGAAACTCGTGAGGAGGTTGTCGATGAAAtagttaagagcatttactcGTTCACGTTCTAAGTTTGATTCTTCTTTCCTCTAATATCCCTCATAGTCTTGTACTCGAAGTTCGATTCCCCCATTTCcaaatatcgcttgtataaaataataataataataacaataaaactaattgaatacatataatacttgtgtgttgtgtgtgtgtgggtttGATTTGGGGGGTACATAAACATAACAATGATTTTCTAACCTTTCAACAAACAGATGTAAAAAGCTCAAGTTGATCCAAAGTACCATAAACATCACTGGGTTTTGTCAACCCTTTCCTGAGATCACTGACTGTCTTGAGGTTCAAAGACCATTTCGGCAGACCAGAAAAAAGCACTCCATCAGTCTCTGCCTCTAGTGAAGCTCAACTTTTTTTGCTAAGCCCATATGCACTCTCCACCGCCTAAATAGCTTCACTATTAATGAAGCAAATTAAGTATATACACACGTAAGGTTCATCAATGCAGAGAATATAATTTGGTACTGAATGAGTAACCAGCTATATAACTTATAAGTGGTGGGTATAGATTAAAAATACATGCCACTTTTAAATTCTTGGAAAATATGCCATCTTATTTCTGGGTTGTAAATTAATTGTCAAAATCATTCATTTTTAGCTTATTTTTCAAGGAATATgcaaaaagtaaataaaaatattttgacaCCAAAAAAAGAACCTAAATTTGAGAAACATCAAagcaataatattttattttatttgtttggttgAGGCATTtgtcttcctttctttttattctttcattttttggtccctaatttttttttattaaataaattgagGATGCAAACTTTTTTTAAAGCTAACGTCCTCCTACTGTCAAAATCCTCCACATTACACTTTTTAACAGGAAACTGGATGAAATGATCCTGACGATGGGGCCATTAACTGAAAAAATGTTTGCATTCTtaactttttataaaaatacagTGTAAATTGAAAGTACCGTACAAATTTAGAGGTCAAATTACCAGTGTAGTATTAAAAAGTTTATATccataatttctaattttctttttaccaaacatgttACGTTGTTGCACTGAAACTAAAGAAAAgctggaaaaaataatgaagacTGGAGAAAGCCCATTAGCCCACCCCAAAAGCCCGCTTTAGCTACGCCATTAGCCCACCTCCGCCAGACTTAGCACGAAAGAAAACAGCACAGCTCCTGTCGTCCCTCCCTAATtttctcccttcttcttcttcagtcgAGTGGAGGGAGCGTCGTCACTGAGTCAGTCAATATCGCCGTCGGTAAGTCATCTTTCTTTTCCCTCGAATTTTCAGtcgatttgtttgttttctattaTTACTGAGTCTTCTTTTCTATAATTCAAATGATTGGGTTGTGATCGATATGAATTGTAGTTTCTCTTATCTTAATGGAATGATTTTTGTTTCAGATTGTGAACcagcaaaaaaaaatcttgagaACCCAGTAAAGTGCGGTAATTTTCCTTGTGCTATGCTCACACTTCACATTGTATATAAAACTTGTCATAACTATAATAGCAGATGCTGATACATAGTTCCGGATTAATGATTTCATTTAATATATTTGTCATCTGTGCTTGAGATAGTTTTGAATTTATTGGTTAGTCTTCTTTTTGAGAGCCACAAACACCTATCTTGCACACATTACAATAGCCATGCctaattttggaaattttcaCAGATGGGGGAGCTGGCAAGTCAGAAACATGTTCAGTTCATTGTATCAGTCGAAAAGGTCTGACTTTAATTCGAATCCATTTGTTATGCTTTTGCTTTATACCTTATTGTAATAAGATGGTGATGCTATGCTCAGAAGAAGGATTCTTTTGAGTCCGTGGTGATGGAGCATATAAGAATGAATGGGGCATACTGGGGTTTGACTGCTCTTGATCTTCTTGGGAAGCTGCACGTCGTGGATGTCGAGGAGGTTGTTTCCTGGGTTCTCCAGTGCCAAGATGACTCAGGTTTGTACTTTGCGTAAATTCTTAGCCAGCCCAACAACACTAAACTGTTATTTTGATCTTCATTGTTTGTATGGTGATTTTGAGTTGTAGAGAGAATGATGATACAGCTTTGTTTATGCAGGTGGGTTTGGTGGTAACATTGGGCATGACCCACATGTACTATATACCTTAAGTGCTGTGCAGGTTTTGGCCTTGTTCGACAAGCTTGATGTTCTGGATATTGAAAAGGTTGCGAGTTGTATCCTTTAgcatatatttttgtaaattgaaataaatctTTACcacttacatatatatatatatatatatatatattttccattGGTTAATGACATTCAAAATAATTGTTACGCCTTGTGTTGAGAGGCTGCTTATAACTTCCTAAAAGTAGATGTAAACAGAGACAGCCATCTACAAAATTAGACAACTAAATATGTAAAGAAGATTGAATTTAAGCAAATTTGTGCAACTTAATATAAAACTCAGATGTGGCTGGGCTGCAGAATGAAGATGGATCATTTTCAGGGGACATGTGGGGTGAAATTGATACACGgtaatcttttttaatttcctctACTTTGGGAATTTTATGATTTGTTGAAGTTGCCATCTCTTTATGCAGAACATGACCAAGTAACAAATTCTTTGCTGTTTCTtgtaaaagaaattaacaaaacaGTAAcactttcttttgattttaggTTTTCTTATATTGCTATCTCTTGTCTCTCATTACTACATCGTTTGGATAAAATCAATGTGGAGAAGGCCGTGAACTACATTTTAAGTTGTAAGAATCATGATGGTGGATTTGGATGCACACCTGGTGCAGAGTCTCATGCAGGTCAAAGTAAGTTATTTACTTTATAGTGTCTCTAGGATGTTTACTTTCTGTTTAGTGCTTAATAAATCAGTTTTGTTATATGTCCATTTTTAGGCTTTTCCCCCCCTGTATTTTGCTTGTTAAACGAACTCTGTATAGGCTTTGTTCAGAGAATTTTTTGACTTCAGATTCAGTTGTATTTTGATGGAAACTCAATAGATCATCGAAGCTGTTTCCTTTTTGTCCATTCAACGGATGTTAGCAGTTACTCTTGCATTTTACATCACCTAGTTAAGTTTTAAGCTAAGGCtgtcattatttttttctttttcacttaAGTTTTTAGCTAAGGTCATGTGACACATCTCTTTTTACATCATTCCAACTGCCAAATCTAGTGGAGTATCCTTAATCTTGCTTAATCCACCACATGCCTGATCCAGAAATGGCATAATTAGACTAAAAACTACAGCTTTGCTCTGCACATTGTGACTGCAGTTTTCTGTTGTGTGGGTGCTCTTGCCATCACGGGGTCATTACATCATATTGACAAGGACCTTCTTGGATGGTGGCTATGTGAGCGGCAAGATAACAAAACTGGAGGTCTTAATGGTCGACCAGAGAAACTTCCTGAtgtggggttttttttctttgaaattgaaactgaaTTTGTTCCTGTTAACATTCTTGGACTCTACCTTATGgaattgtttattcatttcagGTCTGCTACTCATGGTGGGCTCTTTCTAGTTTGATCATGATTGACAGAGTTCATTGGATCAATAAAGACAAGCTTATCAAGTTCATTTTAGACTGCCAGGTTACATTTACCTAACGAGCTATTTGTACATTTGGATTATCCTTTAGGAGTGGACATTCTCCCTGTTTTCGTATTTCCTGAGTGAAATTCCAATCATGTAACTATGGATTTATCTGAGATGCTTTGGCTAATTATTGAAAATTGCAGGACATTGAAAATGGAGGAATTTCTGACAGACCAGATGATGCTGTTGATGTTTACCACACTTACTTTGGTGTAGCTGGTATAATTGCTTTGCCTctgctttgtttgttttccaaacTTCTTCACATAATAATTTGGCATGTTGAAATCTTTCTGGTTAGAGCTTCTTAGTTTCCATCTTGGTTCACAAGGGCAGCTAGTACCTGCTTATGAACCGCATATAGTGCGAAAATGTTTATATAAGATGATTTGTGTTCTCTGTGTAATTTTCTCTCTACAGTACTCATCACATTacatttaaagtttatgtttattGATGCAGGACTCTCCCTTCTCGAATATCCAGGGTTGAAAGCCATAGATCCAGCGTACGCTTTGCCGGTTGATGTTGTAGATAGGATTATTTTAGACAGATAAAGGCTGTGTTTGCAACACTCTGATTTGCTTGAGCTTGCTGCAATTTGACACTTTTGTGGTTCTCTAATAGGTCGCAACTCTCAACACCCTACTGATATGTAGAATATACGTTTTTCACTTTGGATGATCCATAGACATTCCAGTGGTAGTTGGATGAAATGAGTAATTAAGTTCACAGCTGTAGCCTGTAGCAGCCACCATCCCACTCCATGATGAATCTCATTTATGAAGTATGGGGATTGAACTGTGTCTGGACGTAGAAAATTGTGGTCCCTGTTCTTCAACATTCGATGTCATCCAATTCCAAGTTATCATCTCATTCCCTTTTCtatttggtttctttgtaGAAAATAGGTAGATTTGATGACTGAACTTTGATACGTATCATGATACATTTTCGTCTAATCTAATTGAAACTTGGTAACATTGGCATACATACAAATATGCCATCAAATCAATCAAGGGAAGAAGCCCTACTATCTTTATTAGCATGTCAGATTGTTCGTCACCTCCAATATTCGGGTATTCGATTTTGAACGGCTAATGAAACCCACATTTAATCAATGGTTGGAAATCATCTACGCACATTTGATCTATGATCATACATTATCTAGTCATCGAGAAATTCACAACAAAATGACCCGAATCACATAAAACAAGTATCACATCGCATCTCAGTCACAAAACGGTAAGTAACAAGAGCCAAAATGTCTTTAATTGCATCCAGGTTGTGTTGCCACTTGCAATTTGCAAacaatatgagagagagagagagagagagagagagagagctaatGTTTGTTTGCATGT
It encodes:
- the LOC18782319 gene encoding geranylgeranyl transferase type-2 subunit beta 1, which encodes MGELASQKHVQFIVSVEKKKDSFESVVMEHIRMNGAYWGLTALDLLGKLHVVDVEEVVSWVLQCQDDSGGFGGNIGHDPHVLYTLSAVQVLALFDKLDVLDIEKVASYVAGLQNEDGSFSGDMWGEIDTRFSYIAISCLSLLHRLDKINVEKAVNYILSCKNHDGGFGCTPGAESHAGQIFCCVGALAITGSLHHIDKDLLGWWLCERQDNKTGGLNGRPEKLPDVCYSWWALSSLIMIDRVHWINKDKLIKFILDCQDIENGGISDRPDDAVDVYHTYFGVAGLSLLEYPGLKAIDPAYALPVDVVDRIILDR